The nucleotide window CGATGGCACACTCTTTGACTCCGCAGAGTTCATCCTCAACTCTTACGAGTACACGTGTCGCACACTCAACCTTCCCATGATTACCCGTGAGATGCTCAACGACTCCAAAGGGATTCCTCTCCGCGAAACGTACGATCTGTACCACCCGGAAGGAACCCAGGAGGAATCCTGTCGCGTTCATAAGGATTTTCAGCTCCAGAACCTCCATCTCTGCAAACCATTCGCGGATACGCGGGACACATTGGACAAGCTGAAGGAGCGGGATGTACGCATGGGCATTGTCTCCGCCCGTGGTGGAACGGTTCACCCTGTTGTGGAGCTCAACGGCCTGACCTCCTACTTTGAAGTAATAGTCACCGCCGATGACGTCGTCCTGCGCAAACCACACGCGGAGGGACTCCTCCTTGCCCTGGACAAGATGCAGGTCAAACCGGAGCACGCTTTCATGGTGGGCGATATGCATGGGGACATTGAGATGGGCAGGCGGGCAGGTGTCAAAACCATTGGTGTTGCCTGCGGATTTGAAGGGTGGGACAGGCTAAAGACCTACAACCCCACGTATTTGGCCCAGAACCTAGGCGACATCATCTCCCCGATCGATCTCCACCGAGGTCTTCCTTAATCAAAAGCCCAGTCAGGTGACTGGGCTCTTTTTATTGGATCTCAAGCCGCTTGGGCCTTCTGCGGTCATCCATCCTCTTGGGCAACCGGACGGTAAGGATACCATTCTTCATCTTGGCATCGGCATGATCGCTCTGGACAACCGCTGGAAGCATAAGGGTGCGGGTAAAGGCGCGTCGGGCAAACTCCCTGGTCACTTGGCCACTCTCAGGCTGTGTTGCCTCCATGAGTTCAGCAGATACCGTAAGTTGGTCATCGGTAATTTCCAAGGTAAGGTCTTCCTTGGAAAAGCCTGGGAGCTGCATTTCAACCACAATCACTTCGCCTTCATCCTTCATGTTCACCAACGGCGTAGGGCCAGCTTCCAGACGTGGTGCGTCGCCCATGAAGTCATCTAACATGTCGCGCATTTCACGAAGCGGCTCCCAGGGGTTGCCCAGGGCCGGCGCCTCAGTGGCACCATTCTCCACTGCAGCAGCTAGCGCGCGCTCATTTTCGTCTGCAATAGCAATGAGGCGCTGAAGGGGCACGGCAAAGTAAGCAGCAATTTGGAGCGCGACAGGAAGGCTTGGCAGACAACGTCCCGCTTCCATGGCGTTAATGGACTGACGCGAGATCCCTAAGGCCTCCGCGAGCTCTTCTTGTGTAAGCTCCCGTTCGCGGCGCAAATCCCGGATCCGGATGTGGATAACTCTTTTGGGTTGCATAGGGTTGAATTCATGTAAAGCATACT belongs to Verrucomicrobiia bacterium and includes:
- a CDS encoding Hsp20 family protein; this translates as MQPKRVIHIRIRDLRRERELTQEELAEALGISRQSINAMEAGRCLPSLPVALQIAAYFAVPLQRLIAIADENERALAAAVENGATEAPALGNPWEPLREMRDMLDDFMGDAPRLEAGPTPLVNMKDEGEVIVVEMQLPGFSKEDLTLEITDDQLTVSAELMEATQPESGQVTREFARRAFTRTLMLPAVVQSDHADAKMKNGILTVRLPKRMDDRRRPKRLEIQ
- a CDS encoding HAD-IA family hydrolase gives rise to the protein MLVAVLFDADGTLFDSAEFILNSYEYTCRTLNLPMITREMLNDSKGIPLRETYDLYHPEGTQEESCRVHKDFQLQNLHLCKPFADTRDTLDKLKERDVRMGIVSARGGTVHPVVELNGLTSYFEVIVTADDVVLRKPHAEGLLLALDKMQVKPEHAFMVGDMHGDIEMGRRAGVKTIGVACGFEGWDRLKTYNPTYLAQNLGDIISPIDLHRGLP